A window of the Oncorhynchus kisutch isolate 150728-3 unplaced genomic scaffold, Okis_V2 Okis02a-Okis13b_hom, whole genome shotgun sequence genome harbors these coding sequences:
- the LOC109877157 gene encoding src-like-adapter has translation MGNVWTSPVSMPENGDDTNTSSDPFLRNNDTLRVLSDCTSADVSETLVVLSDYPSADVSVPLFRIGERLRLLAEEGYWWRVCSVQTGYENYIPNNHVAKVYHGWLFEGVARPKAEELLRLPGNRAGSFMIRESQKGVYTLSVRHRVMVHYRIIRLPNNWYYISPGLTFQCLEDLVNHYSDCADGLCCILTTPCQAVTNGNLNLASQAPPVVMQNNFDWKDVNSSELTDQPHRYPGNRDSMISFGLRNTVSSYMSLGDTRKERKSSSWRRNKRRSVCVPPGHGHGLSTTALEEEEGEYTQAILLNS, from the exons ATGGGGAACGTCTGGACCAGCCCAGTCTCTATGCCAGAGAATGGAGATGACACCAACACCAGCTCTGATCCCTTTTTGAGAA ACAACGATACCCTGAGAGTCCTGTCTGACTGCACCTCTGCAGACGTCAGTGAAACCCTGGTAGTCTTGTCTGACTACCCCTCAGCAGACGTCAGCGTTCCTCTCTTCAGgataggagagagactgagactccTGGCAGA GGAGGGTTACTGGTGGAGGGTTTGTTCTGTCCAAACAGGATATGAGAACTACATCCCCAACAACCATGTGGCCAAGGTCTATCACGG CTGGTTGTTTGAAGGGGTGGCCCGACCCAAAGCAGAGGAACTGCTTCGTCTGCCCGGAAACAGAGCTGGCTCCTTCATGATCAGAGAAAGTCAAAAAG GAGTGTATACCCTGTCTGTACGGCACAGGGTTATGGTACACTATCGTATTATCCGCCTTCCCAACAACTGGTACTACATCTCTCCTGGTCTAACCTTCCAGTGTCTCGAGGACCTCGTCAACCACTACTCTG ATTGTGCAGACGGCCTGTGCTGTATTCTCACCACCCCCTGTCAGGCTGTAACCAATGGCAACCTCAACCTGGCCTCCCAGGCACCCCCTGTGGTGATGCAAAACAACTTCGACTGGAAAGACGTCAACAG CTCGGAGCTGACAGACCAGCCTCATCGTTACCCCGGCAACAGAGACTCTATGATCAGCTTTGGCCTGCGGAACACAGTCTCCTCCTACATGTCTCTGGGGGACacgaggaaggagaggaagagcagcagctggaggaggaataagaggaggagtgtgtgtgtacctcccgGTCACGGTCACGGACTCAGCACTACAGCactggaagaggaagagggggagtaCACACAAGCCATCCTCCTGAACTCTTAA